The genomic window TATCCTGGCTTTTACCAAACTTTGCCTGATGATATTCAGCTTTACAAGTCGTTGGGGTTTAAGGTACTCAAGATTGGAGAAGAAGCGATCGTTGACCTGAAAACTTTTACCTTACAAGGTAAAGCTGGTAAAAACTTTAGACCATCAATCAATCGTTTAACTAAGCTAGGATACCAAATCGACTTTCACCAACCACCGATCACCAATGATTTATTGCACCGACTCAAACCTGTGAGTGATGAATGGCTGAAGATGGTACAAGGATCAGAAAAACACTTTTCTTTAGGTTGGTTTGACGAAGCTTACCTGCGAGAGTGCGAAATTGCTGTGATGTATAATCCCGAAGGTCAGATTAGCGCCTTTGCCAATATTGTCCGGGAGTACCAACTCAACGAAGCGACGATTGACATGATGCGACACCGCCCGTCCATCGAAAATGGCACAATGGACTTTCTATTTATTTCCCTACTCCAGCATTTTAAAGAGTGTGGCTACGACAGCTTTAATTTTGGTCTTTCTGCCTTTGCGGGAGTTGGAGACAACCCAGAATCGCGCCGCTTGGAGAAAGTATTGCGCTATCTTTACCAACATTTGAGTCGCTTCTACAATTTCAAGGGACTGCACTCCTACAAAGACAAGTTCCGCCCCGATTGGGAACCACGTTATTTGGTTTACCCCAGTTTAGCCACCTTACCCGATGTAGTTGTGGCATTGATTCGCGCAGATTCAGGCGATCGCCTTTTTGATTATTTCAAACCCGGTGCCTAAATAACGAATTTAGACAAAGTTACTCAGGGGCGCAAAGGTTAGAAAGCATCTATTCTGGCGTTATTCAGCAGTATGGCAGAAATGCCCGGTGGCGGAATAACACCTCATTGCAGGGCGATGTCTACGACGGGCTACGCCTACACAATTTTATTTTTTATAGTATAATTGTACTATAAGAGGATGTAATACCATTTCACTTTAATAATGATACAAATACGTTGGTAGGGGCATGGCAATGCCCAAAGTTTATAGTAACTGAACGCCGATAGTAGCTAGTACACTGAGGCGGAAGTTTGCCTACCTTTAATAAGGGGATTTTGCATATATTTGGTATCAATTTATTGTGTGTTTGTCCTTCAACTTTGCCCGGTTGGAAGAACTTATTTTGAAAGAGGAATAGACTTCAGAAACCGTGGCTTTAATAGATTCTTGACCTTTATATGGATGGTGACAATATGGCAAGTAATAAAATTTCTCTGCTAGAACTCATCCAAATTTTTGCAGAATATCGCAACAATATTATTATCAATATTAAACATCTGCAAGAAGATTATCAAAGAACAGGTATCAAGCGTATTAAAGGTGTTAGAAACGAAAACGGGGAACTGCTTCAACCTTGGTTGCAAACAGAATATATAGATAATGCTGAGTATGTTGGTATGGGCGAATTTCAGTTTAATCGCAATACTGCTACTATTAACATGCTTGTCAAACGTCAAGTCAAACTTACCAAATTTGAAGACCAAACCCCCACTATTGAGGTAGCAGGTTTGCTGGTAAATGACCTGAATAGCTTTAATAATTACACGATTGTAAGTGACGGCAAAATAAATGTGAAGTCCTTAAAAATCAAAATTAGCAGTAAAAAAGCTTTTGACTTACTCAAAGAAAAGGGTGTGGTGGATGCAAAAGATTTTGACTTCAATGCTGAATATTCCATCCAGCTAGATAACTTGCCGCTTGTAGCCTTTGATAGTTGTTATAGTAGCATTGATGGACTATTCTATCAGCTAGCAGAAATTAAAGTGGTTGCTAGTATTATTTCTGCTCACTTGAAAAAAGAGTCAGATGTATTTATAGCGGCACAGTTAGATGAGTTTCAAAAGCACTATTTGTCTAAGAATATTTACATCAACTTTCCTACAACTAATGAATACACTGATATCAATCAAGCTCTACTTCATGGGACTATTGACTCCAGATTGAGCTATAAAATCGATATTGGTAGTCAAGAGATTCTTAACCTCAGTAAGTTACATTCTGCAAACAAATTTCTAAATAGAATCTATCGTCTTTATGACAAAGAAACTGGAGAAATTATTATTAAGCCGAGTTTTGAGATGGCATTTAATGATAATCTCACTGTTAGGCACAGGCTACTGTCATCACGCACCAAGATTACGAAAGTTGATGAGTTTATGAAACCAATTTTTGATGATTTTCTTGGACTTGAGCAAAATGGCATAGTTGTAGGTATTCTTAAGAAAGCTGGTGCTGATAGTTTGGCGCAGTTATTGGAGGATAAACAAACTGGTAAGCAAATCAGTAAAGAGGAAATGGTTGCTGCTTTGACAGCAGCGAATACTAAGCTAGAGCAATATGTAGAAAAAATCTACCGAGATCAGATATCTCCTTTGGTATTTTACATTGGTTGTACTGGACTATTGCCGGATCAAATGGAAGCAAAAGCCATGACTGCTGAGGAAGCTGCGGCTAAATATCCCGATTTGCAATTTTCTAAAAATGAGCAAGAAGGTACTTTTTTTGCAGTCGGTGATAGTATTATCAGCATCTATGCAAAAACTGAATATTACAGCAAACTTATTTCTGTCGGTATAGACAATCAGATTGCATAGCAATTCTAATTTTTGCTTATTACATATTAGTGGCACAAGTTATTGTGCCACTACAGTAATTTTTGTAGGTCTGGAATAACAAAATCTAACTCGACAGCTGGGTATTAACGAATGCACTCTCAAACGCGGATTTATCGGGACTACAGTGTTTGGTTACTTACACGACTATCGCATGGAACAAGCTAGGCAATTACTGCTGTCAAGGCAAATGAAAATTGAACAAGTCGCTCAAAAAGTTGGTTATGCAAACCGCAGTCGCTTTGCTAGTGCGTTTAGAAAAAAATACGGTGTAAATCCAAAAGCGTATCAAAAGCAAATAGATGGCATGATTTAGCCAACCTGCACTAGAGGTTTGCTAAAGTCAAAAGTATCCGGCAACTTCAAGGATTGGCAAATGGTTAGAGAGTACTCACCCGAAACACAATCCAATTCGTCCCAGAGATATCTGCCTCCGCTTGAAAGTGGCGATCGCCTCACTCGCCCTGAATTTGAGCGGCGTTATGCGGCTGCAACCCATATTAAGAAAGCAGAACTGATTGAAGGAATCGTTTACGTGGCATCTCCCTTAAGACATGAGCAGCATGGCAAACCCCATAGTCGAGTTATAACTTGGTTAGGAGTCTACCAATCACTGACTCCTGGTATTGACTTAAGCGTTGAATCGACAGTCAGACTAGATTTAGATAACGAACCCCAGCCAGATGCAGTGCTGTTTATTGAGCCGTACGCAGGCGCACAAACCCGTTTAAGCAGCGACGGTTACATTGAAGGCTCTCCCGAATTGATTGTTGAAATTGCAGCGAGTAATGTGGCAATTGATAGAGGCAGCAAAAAGCAGGTTTATCGCCGTAATGGGGTATTGGAGTATGTAATTTGGCAATCCTACGAGAATCAAATTGAATGGTTTTGCCTAAGTGATGGCGACTATCGATTGCAATCTCCCGATGCAGATGGAATTATTCGCTCTCAGGTGTTTCCGGGTTTATGGTTGGCGGTGGAAGCGCTGTTGAACAATCAGATGGTGCAGGTGTTAGAGGTGGTGCAAGCGGGGTTGAAATCACCGGAGCATAGTGCGTTTGTGCAGCAGTTGCAGAAATAAAGGTAGGAAGGCGATCGCGCAGACATACTATAACTAGTAAAAAGCGACGGAAATATTGTTGCAGTGTTCCCGATCAAGGGTTGCCTTTGGTAGTAGTGTAGTTGAGAGGCGATCGCTTCAATAGAAGAGACATATTCTCTGTTTGCTTTTTCTTAGCCTTGATCGAAAGTTATGGGGAACAACTACCGCAAGATTTGGAAAAAGCGATCGTAGGTGTCCCAGAATATTTTAACCTACGTCCTAGTTTAATTACCCCAGCCAAACAAGTTGCGCTCCAGCAGATTCTTCATTGTCCTTATCAGGGACTAACACGCAAAATGTATCTGGAGAGCAAAGTGCTAGAATTAGTTTCCCTCAAGCTAGCAGATCGAGTAGCAGCGCCAACAGAAAAACTGTTACGGCTTCAAGAAATCGATCGCATCCATCACGCCAGAGACATTTTACTAAGGAATATCGGTAATCCACCTTCAATAATCGATCTGGCTCGAAAATTCGGTATTAACGAATACACTCTTAGACGCGGGTTTCGTCAAATTTTTGGGACTACAGTGTTTGGTTACTTACACGACTATCGCATGGAACAAGCCAGGCAATTATTACTGTCAGGGCAAATGAAAATTGAACAGGTCGCTCAAATAGTTGGTTATGTTAACCGCAGCCGCTTTGCGAGTGCGTTTAGGAAAAAATACGGTGTAAATCCCAAAGCGTATCAAATGCAAAAGAATATTTAGACCTATCACTGTATTAATCTACCCCAAAACTCCAATTAGGGCGCAAAAAAATTCCGTT from Nostoc sp. UHCC 0926 includes these protein-coding regions:
- a CDS encoding helix-turn-helix domain-containing protein — protein: MGINECTLKRGFIGTTVFGYLHDYRMEQARQLLLSRQMKIEQVAQKVGYANRSRFASAFRKKYGVNPKAYQKQIDGMI
- a CDS encoding Uma2 family endonuclease, with product MVREYSPETQSNSSQRYLPPLESGDRLTRPEFERRYAAATHIKKAELIEGIVYVASPLRHEQHGKPHSRVITWLGVYQSLTPGIDLSVESTVRLDLDNEPQPDAVLFIEPYAGAQTRLSSDGYIEGSPELIVEIAASNVAIDRGSKKQVYRRNGVLEYVIWQSYENQIEWFCLSDGDYRLQSPDADGIIRSQVFPGLWLAVEALLNNQMVQVLEVVQAGLKSPEHSAFVQQLQK
- a CDS encoding helix-turn-helix transcriptional regulator; this encodes MIESYGEQLPQDLEKAIVGVPEYFNLRPSLITPAKQVALQQILHCPYQGLTRKMYLESKVLELVSLKLADRVAAPTEKLLRLQEIDRIHHARDILLRNIGNPPSIIDLARKFGINEYTLRRGFRQIFGTTVFGYLHDYRMEQARQLLLSGQMKIEQVAQIVGYVNRSRFASAFRKKYGVNPKAYQMQKNI